GCGAGTTCTGCCCTTGCGGCAGTGCGCCGGGCACGGCTTCTGTGGCGAATTCGTTGCCGAAGCCGGATTGATAGCCGTTGTGCGAGATGTTCATGGCGTGGGCTCTTGCTCTGAAAGCCCCTCTCCCACCGGGAGAGGGGTTGGGGTGAGGGTACGGACGAAGACAGGATCGATAGCACCAGCAACATCCAAGATCGACGCGACCACCGCATCCGCGTGCAGGAGTACGTCGTCGTTCCAGAACCGGAGCATGCGCATTCCTTGGGACTCCAGGTAGCCAGACCGCTCGGCATCGATCTTTGTCGAATGTTGTGAGCCGTCCAGTTCAACGATCAGCTTCAATGCCTCGCAATAGAAATCGACGACATAAGTGGGACCGGATGCTGTCTGCGAAACTTCAAACCGTACAGACGCTCACCGCGTAGATGCTGCCAGAGTTTTCGTTCCGCATCGGTCATGTCGCGGCTCAGCTTGCGCGCGCTTCTCAGGGTCGTTGTGGGCAAGGGCGGCTTGGGCTTCATGACCCCACCATACCCTCACCCCAACCCCTCTTCCGTCGGAGAGGGCTTTTGCCGCATCGGCATTCTCCGCGACGTAGCCTCAGAGCACGCCGCGCTTCATCTGGTCGCGCTCGATGCTCTCGAACAGCGCCTGGAAGTTGCCTTCGCCGAAGCCCTCGTTGCCCTTGCGCTGGATGATCTCGAAGAAGATCGGGCCGATGCAGTTCTGGGTGAAGATCTGCAGCAGCTTGCGCTGCTTGGTCTCCGGGTCGGCGTCGATCAGGATCTTGTTGCGCGCCAGCCGCGGCACGTCTTCGCCGTGGTTGGGAATGCGCTGGTCGATCACCTCGAAGTAGGCGTCCGGGGTGTCCAGGAATTCCACGCCGGCCGCGCGCATCCGCTCCACCGTCTCGTAGATGTCGTCGGTGAAGCAGGCGATGTGCTGGATGCCTTCGCCATGGTAGGCGTCGAGGTATTCGTTGATCTGGCTCTTCGGATCGGAGGATTCGTTGAGCGGGATGCGCACCACGCCGTCCGGCGCGGTCATCGCCTTGGAGGTCAGCCCGGTCTTGGCGCCCTTGATGTCGAAGTAGCGGATCTCGCGGAAGTTGAACAGGCGCTCGTAGTAGTCCGACCAGCGCTGCATGTTGCCGAAGTACAGGTTGTGGGTCAGGTGGTCGATGAAGGTCAGGCCGAAGCCGGCCGGGTACGGCTCGGCGCCGGGCACCGGTTCGAAGTCGGCGTACACCGAGCCCTTCTCGCCGTAGCGGTCGACCAGGTACAGCATGCAGTCGCCGATGCCCTTGACCACCGGCGCCGGCACCGCGCGCGTGTCGGCCTTGTCGGCGATGGCTTCGCCGCCGTTATCCAGCACCTTGGCGAACACTTCCTCGGCCGGATGCTGGAAGCGGATCGCGAAGCCGCAGGCGCAGGGGCCGTGCGCGGCGGCGAAATCGGCGGCGAACGAATCGGGTTCCTCGTTGACCAGGAAATTGACCCCGCCCTGCCGGTACACGGTGATCGCGCGGCTGCGGTGGCGCAGCACCGCGCTGAAGCCCATGGCGCGGAAGTAGGCGTGCAGCTGCTCGCCCTGGCCGGCCGGCGCGGCGAATTCGACGAATTCGAAGCCGTCGATGCCCATCGGGTTCTCGAAGGTGGTGACCTGCATGCCCAGGTTGGCCGGCTGGGACGGATACTGCGGTTGTGCGCTCATGGCTCGTCTCCTGGAGGACGCGGGCCGGAGGCCGCCCGAAATTTCGGATGCGGACGGACGCCAGACTCGCGAGAATGGACAGTAGTCTCCTCCCTTATAGTTACAAATGAAACCACCAGCAAGGTGCAATGCAGCATGACGATCGCCCCCTCCGCGCCACCGCCTTCCGAGCCCTCCCTGGATCTGGAGCAGTTCCTGCCCTATCGCATCAGCGTGCTGTCCAACCGGATCAGCAGCAACATCGCCCGCGTCTACGGCGAGCGCTACGGCATGGCGGTGACCGAGTGGCGGGTGATGGCGGTGCTGGCGCTGTACCCGGGGCTGTCGGCCGGCGAGGTGTCCGAGCGCACCGCGATGGACAAGGTGGCGGTGAGCCGCGCGGTGGCGCGCCTGCTCGAGCGCGGTTTCATCCAGCGCGAGACCCATGGCGACGACCGCCGCCGCTCGGTGCTGCACCTGTCGGCGGCAGGCGTGGAGGTGTACCAGGTGGTGGCGCCGATGGTGCTGGAGTGCGAGCGCCGGCTGCTGGCGCCGTTCAGCGAGGAGGAGCAGCGCGTGCTGAACCGGCTGATCGACCGCCTGGCGGCCGAGGGGCTGCCGAGCATGACCGGAAAGTGAGACGACGGCACGCCACGCCCTCAGCGGGCGTGGCTTATGCGTACTGCACAACCGCGACCGCCTCGCCGACCTGCGCGGTGGACGCGGTACCGGACACGGTGGCCGACTCGGGCACCGCCTGCGCGGTACTCGCCGTCGCTGCCGGTGCTCGTGTAGGAGCGGCTTCAGCCGCGACAGGTTCTATCGGTAACGCCCGTCGCGGCTGAAGCCGCTCCTACAGGGTGCACGGCGGCTTTCGGCATCCCGGGAAGACGCCCTGGGCTTGGCCTAGGTCTTCGGCGGCGCCCACTGCTTGAGGAAGTCGAAGAACTTCTTGCGGTCGTAGCCCTTGCCCTTCTCCAGCTCGCCGGTGAACTGCGAGTGCAGCAGCTTGCCGTCGGCGTCGAGCACCAGCAGGTGCGGGTAGGCCTCGATCTTCGGGTACTGGGCCAGGAACGCCTCGTTCTTGTTCTCGTCGCTGTAGTTGACCTTGACCCACACGTAGTTGGCGTCGCGGAAGCTGCGCACCTCGGCGTCGCCCTCGATGAATTCGTCGAGGATGTGGCACCACGAGCACCACTGGCCGCCCACGTCCAGCAGGATCCGCTTGCCGCCGCGCTTGGCTTCCACCTCGGCCGTTTCCAGGTCGTTGGCCGGGTCGCGCGCCGGGTCGAACTGCGCGCCCAATGCCGCCACCGCGGCCACGTCGGCGGCGGCGGGGGTATTGCCCGAGGCCACCGGCTGGTTGGGATCGGCCACCGGCGGCTTCTGCACCGAGGTGTCCAGCGGCTTGGCCGGCGCCTGCTCGGCCTCCGGCGCGACGGCCTTCTCGCAGCCCGCCAGGGCCAGCAGCAGCGCCGCCGCGCCGCCCATCGTCTTGATCGTCTTGTTCGACATTGCGATCTACCTCACGTCATTTGACACCGTGCATCAGCTTGTTGATCAACGGTGCAAGCAGGAACAACAACACACCCGAGCCGAGCAGCGCCCAGAAACCGAAAGTGTAGCCCTTCAGCGCCGAGGCCACGGTCATGCCGGTCTCACCGCTGACGCCCGCGGCGAAGATGCCGGACAGGTTGTTGCCGATGGCGGTGGACAGGAACCAGCCGCCCATCGCGAAGCCCACCACCTTGGTCGGCGCCAGCTTGGTGGTCATCGACAGGCCGATCGGCGACAGGCACAGCTCGCCCACGGTCTGGATCACGTAGACCATGAACAGGGTCCAGAACGGGATCTTGCCGGAGCCGTCGACCAGCGAGGACAGGGCGAACATCAGCAGCGCGAAGGCCAGGCCGTTGAAGATCAGGCCCAGGCCGAACTTGCGCGGGATCGACGGGTTGGCCGAGCGCAGCGCCACCCACAGCCACACGAACACCGGGCCCAGCACCAGGATCGCCAGCGTGTTGACCGACTGGAACCAGCCGACCGGGAACATCCAGCCGCCCAGGTCGCGCTCGACGATGTTCTGCGCGAGGAAGTTGAACGAACTGCCGGCCTGCTCGAAGAACATGAAGAACATCACGTTGAACACGAACACGATCAGCATGGCGATCGAGCGGTCGCGCGGCACGCGGCCCTCGCGGATGCCTTCGACCAGGATCATCGCGCACAGCGCCACGAACAGCGCGGTGAGGATCCAGCCGAGGATGCCGGCGTCGATCAGCAGCAGGCCATAGGCCACCGGGATCACCACCAGCGTCGCCAGCAGCACGCCGAACGTGCGGCCCATGCCCTCGCCGCCGGCCGGCGGCTGGCCGACCGCGCCGAGCTGGTGGCGCCCGATCCAGAACCAGACCAGGCTGATCAGCATGCCGATGCCGGAGGCGATGAACACGTACTTGTAGGCCGGCATCGCTTCGGTGCCGAACAGCTTGTCGGCCAGCAGGCCGGTCAGGATCGGCGCGACGAAACCGCCGGCGTTGATGCCCATGTAGAAGATGGTGAAGCCCGAATCGCGGCGCGGATCGTCGAGCGGATACAGCTTGCCGACCATGGTCGACACGTTCGGCTTGAACAGGCCGTTGCCGGCAATGATCGTGGCCAGGCCGATCTTGAACACTTCTTCGTTCGGCACCGCGATCAGGAACAGGCCCACCGACATGACCACCGCGCCGATCAGCAGCGAGCGCTGGTAGCCGATCAGCCGGTCGGCGACGAAGCCGCCGAACAGCGCCGAGGCGTAGACCAGCGCCAGATAGGCGCCGTAGAGCCGGTTGGCCGGGGCCTCGCCCGCGCCGGAGCCCTGAAAGAACTCGGCCACGATGTAGAGGGTCAGCGCCCAGCGGATGCCGTAGAACGCGAAGCGCTCCCAGAATTCGGTCATGAACAGCATCCACAATGGCCGTGGATGGCCCAGCAAGGTCTTGAATTCGGGCGGTTGCGCCGGCTGCGGCGAGGCGGGGGGGTGCGACGCGACGTCGTCAACGCTCATGCGGTGTC
The Xanthomonas sp. AM6 DNA segment above includes these coding regions:
- a CDS encoding DUF559 domain-containing protein; amino-acid sequence: MKLIVELDGSQHSTKIDAERSGYLESQGMRMLRFWNDDVLLHADAVVASILDVAGAIDPVFVRTLTPTPLPVGEGLSEQEPTP
- the hppD gene encoding 4-hydroxyphenylpyruvate dioxygenase, which codes for MQVTTFENPMGIDGFEFVEFAAPAGQGEQLHAYFRAMGFSAVLRHRSRAITVYRQGGVNFLVNEEPDSFAADFAAAHGPCACGFAIRFQHPAEEVFAKVLDNGGEAIADKADTRAVPAPVVKGIGDCMLYLVDRYGEKGSVYADFEPVPGAEPYPAGFGLTFIDHLTHNLYFGNMQRWSDYYERLFNFREIRYFDIKGAKTGLTSKAMTAPDGVVRIPLNESSDPKSQINEYLDAYHGEGIQHIACFTDDIYETVERMRAAGVEFLDTPDAYFEVIDQRIPNHGEDVPRLARNKILIDADPETKQRKLLQIFTQNCIGPIFFEIIQRKGNEGFGEGNFQALFESIERDQMKRGVL
- a CDS encoding MarR family transcriptional regulator, translated to MTIAPSAPPPSEPSLDLEQFLPYRISVLSNRISSNIARVYGERYGMAVTEWRVMAVLALYPGLSAGEVSERTAMDKVAVSRAVARLLERGFIQRETHGDDRRRSVLHLSAAGVEVYQVVAPMVLECERRLLAPFSEEEQRVLNRLIDRLAAEGLPSMTGK
- a CDS encoding thioredoxin family protein: MSNKTIKTMGGAAALLLALAGCEKAVAPEAEQAPAKPLDTSVQKPPVADPNQPVASGNTPAAADVAAVAALGAQFDPARDPANDLETAEVEAKRGGKRILLDVGGQWCSWCHILDEFIEGDAEVRSFRDANYVWVKVNYSDENKNEAFLAQYPKIEAYPHLLVLDADGKLLHSQFTGELEKGKGYDRKKFFDFLKQWAPPKT
- a CDS encoding oligopeptide:H+ symporter, giving the protein MSVDDVASHPPASPQPAQPPEFKTLLGHPRPLWMLFMTEFWERFAFYGIRWALTLYIVAEFFQGSGAGEAPANRLYGAYLALVYASALFGGFVADRLIGYQRSLLIGAVVMSVGLFLIAVPNEEVFKIGLATIIAGNGLFKPNVSTMVGKLYPLDDPRRDSGFTIFYMGINAGGFVAPILTGLLADKLFGTEAMPAYKYVFIASGIGMLISLVWFWIGRHQLGAVGQPPAGGEGMGRTFGVLLATLVVIPVAYGLLLIDAGILGWILTALFVALCAMILVEGIREGRVPRDRSIAMLIVFVFNVMFFMFFEQAGSSFNFLAQNIVERDLGGWMFPVGWFQSVNTLAILVLGPVFVWLWVALRSANPSIPRKFGLGLIFNGLAFALLMFALSSLVDGSGKIPFWTLFMVYVIQTVGELCLSPIGLSMTTKLAPTKVVGFAMGGWFLSTAIGNNLSGIFAAGVSGETGMTVASALKGYTFGFWALLGSGVLLFLLAPLINKLMHGVK